From a region of the Helianthus annuus cultivar XRQ/B chromosome 5, HanXRQr2.0-SUNRISE, whole genome shotgun sequence genome:
- the LOC110940532 gene encoding pentatricopeptide repeat-containing protein At3g14730, with product MYKTLIKTPNLTRTFSSLPNLKSCITSLQLCASHTNIHQGKKLHSYMIINGFLTSPQTITSLINMYSKCNTISDAFMVFNSSFSTSEPNVFTYNTIIAGFIYNDMPKPALKVFDKMRVAGVMMDRFTFPCVVKAYLGCRDVVGLRGIHGLVFKFGLDHDLFVGSAVVHGYLKFELLGDAHQVFDEMPERDVVLWNAMINGYAQIGEFRNALECLRKLRADGNVPSRFTVTGILSVITVKGDVYNGKAVHGFVIKMGYFSGVAVCNALIDMYGKCKCFLDAFGIFELMAIKDMYSWNSIIGVHQQSGDHEGTLKLFDQMLRDKVFSPDLVTVTTVLPACSHLAALRHGKEIHAYMITKGLGKDDGEDRADDTYVNNAIMDMYGKCGCMREARLVFDHMSTKDPASWNIMIMGYAMHGFGNEALNLFHKMCEKGLTPDEVTFVGVLSACNHAGLVKEGQEFLSQMKSKYNITPTVEHYTCVIDMFGRAGLLNQAYGLLSEMPIEANSVVWRAFLAACRLHGDANLAKIATRKVIDLEPEHCGSYVLMSNVYGTLGQYEEVSDVRLNMRQQNVKKTPGCSWIEFGDGVHVFGTGDRTHPDEDSIYSELNSLYMSMGLCHMT from the coding sequence ATGTACAAAAcactgatcaaaaccccaaatcTCACTCGAACATTCTCATCTCTCCCAAACCTCAAATCATGCATCACATCTCTCCAGTTATGCGCCAGTCACACCAACATACATCAAGGCAAAAAACTCCATTCATACATGATCATCAATGGTTTTCTAACTTCCCCACAAACCATCACCAGCCTCATCAACATGTACTCCAAATGCAACACCATCTCAGACGCCTTTATGGTTTTCAACTCctccttttcaacctctgaaCCCAATGTTTTCACATACAACACAATCATTGCTGGCTTTATTTACAATGATATGCCAAAACCTGCACtgaaggtgtttgataaaatgcggGTGGCTGGGGTTATGATGGATAGATTTACTTTTCCTTGTGTGGTTAAGGCGTATTTGGGTTGTCGGGATGTTGTGGGGTTGAGGGGGATTCATGGGTTGGTGTTTAAGTTTGGGTTGGATCATGATTTGTTTGTGGGAAGTGCTGTGGTTCATGGGTATTTGAAGTTTGAGTTGTTGGGGGATGCacaccaggtgtttgatgaaatgccggAGCGAGATGTTGTGTTGTGGAATGCTATGATTAATGGGTATGCTCAGATTGGGGAGTTTCGTAATGCGTTGGAGTGTTTGCGGAAGCTGCGTGCGGATGGGAATGTCCCGAGTAGGTTCACCGTGACTGGAATATTGTCGGTGATTACCGTAAAAGGGGATGTTTACAATGGTAAGGCTGTTCATGGGTTTGTGATCAAGATGGGTTATTTTTCTGGTGTTGCGGTTTGTAATGCGTTGATTGATATGTATGGAAAGTgtaaatgctttcttgatgcttTCGGTATTTTTGAGTTAATGGCGATTAAGGATATGTATTCGTGGAATTCAATCATTGGTGTTCATCAACAATCTGGTGATCATGAAGGAACTTTAAAGCTTTTTGACCAAATGCTGCGCGATAAAGTTTTCAGTCCGGATTTAGTCACTGTCACCACTGTTCTCCCGGCATGCTCCCATTTAGCAGCGTTAAGGCATGGTAAGGAGATTCACGCATACATGATCACGAAGGGTTTGGGGAAAGATGACGGTGAAGATAGAGCGGATGATACATACGTTAACAACGCTATCATGGACATGTATGGTAAATGTGGGTGTATGCGAGAAGCTCGATTAGTTTTTGATCATATGAGCACTAAAGATCCGGCTTCATGGAACATCATGATCATGGGTTATGCAATGCACGGGTTTGGCAACGAGGCGTTAAATTTGTTTCACAAAATGTGTGAAAAAGGTTTAACGCCCGATGAAGTGACATTCGTTGGGGTTCTATCAGCTTGCAACCATGCGGGTCTAGTGAAGGAAGGGCAAGAATTTCTAAGTCAAATGAAGTCAAAGTACAATATTACACCAACGGTTGAACATTATACTTGTGTGATTGACATGTTTGGTCGTGCTGGACTGCTTAATCAAGCATACGGGTTGCTATCAGAAATGCCGATTGAAGCTAACTCGGTGGTGTGGCGGGCGTTCTTGGCGGCATGCCGCCTTCATGGTGATGCAAATCTTGCTAAAATTGCTACAAGAAAAGTGATTGATCTTGAACCCGAGCATTGTGGAAGTTATGTGTTGATGTCGAATGTGTATGGGACATTGGGTCAGTATGAGGAGGTGTCGGATGTGAGACTTAATATGAGACAACAGAATGTGAAGAAAACACCGGGGTGCAGTTGGATCGAGTTTGGAGACGGGGTGCATGTTTTCGGGACGGGTGATCGGACCCATCCTGATGAAGATTCGATTTATAGTGAGCTTAATTCATTGTACATGAGCATGGGTCTATGCCACATGACTTGA